The segment TGTCACaatgtttaaaattaatttaaaacaacaGAATACCTTTGGTGGCAAATTAAAAAACTCTAAGTACAACACAATCTTGTTGCCAACATTTCAAAAGGCAAGGTAAAGGACAGAAATAAGCTAActattgtttgatttttttttttaaatgcagagaaGTCTGCTACTTTTTTGCTATCACAACATAATTTTAGTTCTATAAGTTACCATAAGTTCCCATGTAAACATCCACATAGGTTAAGTTCTTTTACAAACTACTGGGGCAAAAGAACACATGTACTTTCATAAGGCATTTCCTTCATGCTTCCTTTACCAACATGGTAGTGAGGTCAAAACCAGAAAGACAACTGCCCACCCCTGCACCAAGGACTTACGTAAAAGAATAGTTcttaagaaggaaggagagagaaaacatggaaaattAAATGCTCATGGTTTTCATAAAATGAACCATTAAACAGACTGCTGTTGTGGATGAGATCACCCAATCCTAGGCTGATGAGTGTTTTATAATCAGTCTTCATTAGCAACATTTGGTCTGGTGTAGTCCATGAGATTCTTTCATGGAAAGATGAAATCCAAGGTTGCATGTGTACTGAGGGATATCTGAGGGAGGCACCACTGCCTTTCTCAAAActaaactttaaaatatgtttatggTACCATTTAAGAGGCCCAAAAGcccaggaaaaaaatcagtttaagaAATGAGTAACAATAGTGATTTCAGATACTTCTGGATGACACCTGTTCCCTGTTGTTACCTTTTAATGGCCTAGATCAGTGCCTCCGCACAATCACCAAGTCTTAGCATCACTAAAATCGGGATTACATAAATAATTACTTCCATTATTTTAACAAAGGCATAAAAAGTGGAATTGAAATTTGAGGTTTTCCCTGACTTTGACTTTGCAGTAGGAAATAACCAAAACCACTATATATTCTGTATCCTCGTGCTGTGCCTGTATCACATGGCTTGTGCAGTTGAGACAAATTTAGTGAATTTTCTGGTGGGAGAAAGATACCTGGTTTCTAATTTTCATTTGTGAAAGAGGAGATAACACCAAGAACGCTGTCATCATCTAATACTAAATCAACAGAGCCATATTCATAGAGGGACTCCTAAGGAGAACAGTATGTCCCACATCTAATTGTATATAGTcgtgtaaaataaataaaattggatTAGAAAAGAAATCTATTAAGTGACCCAATCCTAAATTTGGAACTGCTATAGCCTTATaacttattttatatttcctgGGCTTTGGgagttttagattttctttgtGATTCCAGGCTAAAATATACCTACTCCATAAACATCCACTTCATTGCCACTAATACGTTTACTGCATTATCATCTGTGCTATATTGTGAGGCTGAATATTAAGTGCTCTAAAAACCCTCTATATTAAGAAATTTCCAAACTTCCATTAATATAGCTGATGGATTTGTAATCTGAACTGTTTAAAACAAATTGCCATGCAATTAAGAAAATCTAAAACAAtgtatttatactttttaaattatgtatttGCCCCGCAGTTTGATTTATTCCTCATAAGATGGACTATTAAATATCTCAAAACATGCCTAAAGGTGTGTTGCAAGAGGAAAGAGGGTTTACAAATTATTTGTAGTTCATTCTGTTAAGGAATTTGGTCATGTCCTTTTAAGGTCACGGAATAGAAGCATAAGATTTTGTGGTGCAGACAGCAGAGAACATGCTCCCTACGGCCAGTCAGACACATGTGTAACATGTTTCTGTTTGGAGGGTTTCCCTCTTCTGAGAATCAGCAATTACAATACCAACACCCCAGGGCAGATGTCCTTAACAAGGATAAATTGTTTTGTAGAAAACACTTCGGGGCAAAAAATGCCACATAAAAATTTAAGGCACCTTCTCAGCTAAGGTTAGAAGGGAAAAGTTCCCTTTTCTATCTCACTTCTATGTTGTTTACTACTTTTTTAATGCTTAATTCCTGGGACAAATGAAagccaaataatatttttttatgtGATCTTTTGAGATTTAGAACACTATTAAGGAAGACTTTCTCCCCATAAGATACTACAAATTCTTTAAAAGATTGGATACCTCCTTCTATGTCCCATACCACCTAACTATCCCCGCAGGATTCTAGTCATGTCAAATTAAGTTTCTTGATAAAAGGATAATACTGCCTTTTACCTTATCCAATTCTATCTCTATGGCAGCAGTAAGCAGTCTGACACTACCTCAATTGTCTACAGCTACCATttaaactagtttttttttttcttttctaaagccCTAACCATTGGGAGCTGCATATTTTCAGCGCACATTGTACTTGTGCCCAGgagttaaattaaatttatagCTGCCATTCTAAAAATACTATTGttagaaagaaaaagtttattttattataattcagAATATAAAAAGGTATATAAAAGCTATATTCCTATATATCAGAGGAAAAAAGTTCTAAATAAAAAAGCGGtggctttttttttatcaaacaatTGAATTTGGAATGATTTGCGTTACCGCTGATGGTCATGTGTTGTACAACTAGCATGAAGGTCTTCACGTGGAGAAAACAAGTTCTGGATCCTACTGTCCACCAGTTTGGGTGGCTGTATTATAAAGAATTCATACTGGCTAAAAATCATAAGAACAATATTTCCTAACGTCTCCCATCCTGGGCAATATGCTTAATAAACAGGAAGGGATAAATATTTCATGTCTATCAGCCTGATTATTTTCTCCAGGTTACTGAAAATCCAAAGCATACATAAGGCTTCCATGTCTTCTGTTAATTAAATTCCCATACATTCATCCTTGGGAAGTTGTCTTCAGTTTTCTATTTAAAGGACTTGTCTCCAGGTGAGTATCTCGCAGAAGGTTTTCTGCAACAACTATACTCCAACGGTGGGGTCAGGGGGGAGTGTTCTTTGATCCATTTTttccttagttttgttttttacttttacctgttcatattcttgtTCTTATGCTCCCCTTAATGTGGAACTTGGGTGAATCACTGCCCAAACAGTAAGGGGCTATTTTTTATTGgcaattcttctcttccttgttGCCAGCATATCATAAAAGGGATCCCTGCTGATACTTGCTCTggtgaagggaaagagggaaaaatgtaTCAGGTCATTTGTGGTTTGACAAAGTCCATTTACTTTTCCATTGCAATTAGGAGGTTGGCCTATCagaaaactgtttttaaaaacttgaatgGACTTCTTGAGAAGCCCAGCGTATAAGCCCACCAGGTGTTGAACATGATGACAACTGTTCTGCATCCCAGTCCATATCCCCCCTAAAACACTTGTGTCAGAAAATGGAGGAATAAGAAGCTTCTGAAAACACTGGGTTTCCTTTGAAGCCCATTACTCACTTGATTGATTTGATccactcttccttctcttctgggGTTGGAGCAGATATTCTGTACACGACATGGTTGCCTTCCACCACTCTGCCATCAGCCTCTGTTTTACAGGCCTTTATGACCTGTCCTTTATGGCTTGGGTTATAAAGCTCAAAACAGTTCTGGGTAAAAaagtaaagggagagaaagatatcTTCATAAATCACAGGGTCTGAACATGCTGAGAGCTCGCTTCAGAGTGCATTTAGTTTGCTGGTTTATTACTTAGTTCATTAAGAGTAGAATTTCTAAAAGATGTCTTACAGGTTTCCGGGgatcttctacttctcttatgcTAAGATTTTCCAAAGGGATAATTCCTCTGGGCTCTTTATCCTATAAGATACAAGAGCATTTTCTTAGTCATCTGAAATCACTACTGGGGATCAGATTCAAAGCAGAATATGATAGAAAGGATTACTGTTACTGTTGGAAAGAGAATTCAGCAGCCTTCAAACCATACTCACTGTTGTGTATTCAAAGTAATAGAGGCAGTTATCTGTCAGAATGAACCACCGTCTCTTCCAGGTTTTCACTCTCCCACCTATAAAAACATAAAGAGTTGGCTGAGTTCAGCCCACCATGTAAATGGAACATTAGCTTATAAAACCAGTTTGGTGCTGGGATCTCATCAATGGAATTTGGAGCTTTTACAAATGTTACTGACCTTCAGAAATGCTATCAGATTGATCTCACCCTCTGTCTTAGTGGGCGGGGACACTGAACAATCTAACAGTAGAAAAAGATACTAAAAAGAAAGGTTTGTGCCTGAGGAACTAGGACTTCATCATGAGTCACATTTCAGAGCAAACAGATCTCTGACACTGGTAGAGACTCATGAAGAAGCGGATCCTTCTCAAGTCTCAGCCACCATTTTTCATTCCTGACTGCCCTGTCTGAGGCTGGGTGGGTAAtcctttacaattttttaaaatattatttcaggaAAAATCCCATCTTCCTAATTTGGTTTCATTTTCTCACACTGAAACAACCATCAATGCCTACTCATCTTGGATTTGATTTAATTATATCAGGGTGGTTATCCATTACTAAATACTCTAAGCAGAACTGGCATAGTTCATTAACAATTATCCCTATAACTCAACATGCAGTGCTggttgagacttttttttttttctggacacaaccagtttgttttgcttgactacacgtttgtaacaggttttgtttttcttgttttctctgtgGGAATGGCAGAAAGAAGGCAGTAGGAGAGAATATGggcctgaaaataaaattaaataaattttaaaaaataagtatccCCCTACACAGAATTATCAGActtaataaatcatttaactAAATCTCAGTATATGTACAATTGGATATAATTTGTCTGTTGATTTCTCTTATTgagtttttttaattagaaaaaaagacgCTAAACCTCTTTTTCTCAACATGAGGCAGCTACGGTCAAATTAGTGcgcacttttttttaaatacatttttattggcatcttttatttttatatccagaATTTCTCCCAGTACTCCTCCTCCCCTCTAAGACAGCCACCCCATATTgctaaagatatttttaaagaaaaaaagaggaaaaaaatcaacactaCATCAAAAAGGTCTGAAAACATAGACAGTATTGCAAACCTGTGGCCCTCCCACATCTGCAAAGGAGTGGAGTCGGGGTGTCTCCACCTCTTTATCCCACTGCTTCTGACATGCGTGTTTTGGTGGAAGGAATAGTTATTTAAGACTGGCAGTATCCTTTTAGTGGCTCAAGCCACAAATCGCTGCATGTTGACTATGGCTTTAATGTATGAATCTGAGTTGGTGAGGTACATGGTCAAGAAGCAAGCAGAAGCAAGTGTTGGGATGTTGAAACAGACACAGGGGAGatggaatgaaagagaaaaggctgGCTAGGGGAAAGAGCATTAGAAGAAGGGCACATGTAAAGAAGTGGAAAGGCAGACAAAGACTTGGGCCTGGCTCTGCTCTTGGTCTCTGCACCACATGGGCTGATTTGGTGGCTTGACATTTGTATACTCCATGAAAGGAAGTTTATCCTCCTGTACTAGGACAGTTAAACTAGACAACTGGTCCGGCTTAATTGTGCAGTTCTGCCCCACAAAAGGCATCATTGAAAAGGTGAAAGAGATGAGTAGAAAAAAGTTTTAAGTCTGAAAAAAGCGCAAGGttctaaatgaggaaaaaatcaTCTCCAATTGCCCCTGCATTTCAGCCTGAATTAATCCCACATGATCACTGACCAACCAGAGAGGCCTAAAACAACTCTGGAGACAGAGGGTGAAGAGAGGTTTCCACTGATGCTTCTATCTTGCCTCAAGTCCTTATTGCCCAGCCTGTGTCATATCTTTTCTACCCTGCCTCACAAACTACCAGAAAGCAATTTACATAAAGCCATCTGTTATTTTCACTTCCTTGATTGATCAGGTCTAGGATGTCCCAATAGCAGCCAGTCACTATCTAATAATACTCTGATCCAACCAGCCCCTGCTTCATGCTATTAAAAAAATGGAGCTGGGCTCTAGCCTAAAGCAGGGATGTATAAGAGGGAGGGGTTAGTGATCTGAATCCTGTCTTGGCCTCCAACCTGCTACGAAACTGAGAAACATAACCTCCCTCGGCCTGTTTTCTCAAATATGAGTGGAGACAGAGTCCATTAGCCTCACGTTACAGATTAATAATTGCAGGGCCCCTTGCAAATACAAATCTTCAATAAATGAGAGTAACAATTTTGTATTCTATAGCCTTTCAAACTTCATGTTTGAAGTTTTGTGTTCTCAGCGTAAGCTCTTTAAATTCTGTGTCTCTCATCCCAGATGGAAGCAGGCAGAAGAGAGATGGATACTCAAGATCTCCCTTGTGCCTTCCAATTACAGGTGGATGGAGGGAGGCAGGGTTTGCCCATAGCAAACTAGCTACTGATGATCAACAGAGAGGAAGTAAAAACCAAATGAGTTTAATTCTAGGTAATTAACTCCAGGGCCTTATGACTTCAGGGGAGCTATTTCCATATGTCACTGTTATTGTACCTAGAAAGGCTTTTAGATTTATTTACTTCTCACTGTGACTCGTGGTTTGTGAATCTTCTCAGTTGTCCTAGAAAAGACAGCTGGTGGCTAGTATACTGAACAGAGTGGAcaaaatgctgggcctggagtaaggaagacacgagtccaaaaccagcctcagacaccgagtagctgggtgactctggggaagtcacttaacttttggtctgcctcagtttctttatctgtaaaatggggataataatagcgtctacctcccagggtagttgtgaggatcaaatgaggacaGCATAGGTGCTACACAGACGCTGGCTACTAGTTATTGTTTTTACTATCAttgttaccatcatcatcatcatcgtcttTGCATGGGAGCCACAGCAGGCTCCAGAAAGAAGGCACAGCATCTCTGCTCGCTGATgccctctctggcttccttaagACAAAATGAGCTGGTTGGGAGCTGTGATGCACACGGTGctgctggggaggctgaggctggtgaagCACctgagcttgggagttctgaggTATTGGGAGCTAAAGGAGGGCAGGTGTCTGCACTGAGGCTGAGCCCCTAGACACAAGGGACCACCAGGATGCCTAAGGAGGGTCAGAAATAGAGCAGGGTCAAAGTTCCCTTCTATCAGTAGCGGAACTGGGCCCAAGAGGGGGCCTGAGCACATAAGGGAGCTCTCATCTCAAACAACCACATAACAATAACAACCTAAAACACCACAACAAtgaattccaagttttctcttcagaattctcccttctcctatgGCTTGTCACATGTCCACACCCCTTTCTAGACTCCTTTTAACTCCAGTAAGAAAAGCAGAAGTCCTCCTATCTCTGCCTTAGTCACAACTAATTCTTAACTTGTTAACGATAAATTATTCACCTAACAGTCATTTCAAAATATCTTAACACAATGTGGAAGGGCAATTTCTCCATCAATTTTCTCACATACCCTAGAAAAGCAGccgtgttttttaaaaaaagcacctTTGGCACCTGCTTCAAAATTAAGAGGAAGCTAACTAATGTAACGTCTGTGAAATAAGCGAGTGATTTCCTACGACGGACCACACCTGCAAAGAGAAGTGGGGGCTTTGGTTTCTCGAATCCCTCTGGAAAAATCTGGCAAAATGCCTCCTGTGGATCCGTATTTTTATCTTCCCACAGGAAACTCTGACAGCAAGAACTACGTCTTTCTACCTATGGTAAAATACCCATTGTtacatatactttaaaaaataataaccaaaGTCTATCAGTTCTCACTTTTAGCTGAAAACTTGCTGCCTTGTGGTCCCATTAATGAGACAAAGATCTTTCACTCATATAATTATTATTGCCGTGATTACGGTTGAATTGCCCTTGGGCAATGAGATCTGGAATGACAAGGAGGCTGCCTCAGTATCTGAACTGGATCTGTCATCTTATCAGGATGAGTGTTGCCTTCACTGGTGCAGACTACAATCTACCCTCTCACTCTGTGCAATGGTTGGGTATATCTTTCCATAAATCATCCACTGAAGATTCATCCCACGTGCTCGATACCTTCTCAattctttgattattttgtgaATACCAGTGCTATATTTGGGCTGTCCATTCCCTTGCTATATAATCCACCCCCCTCACCCCTTCTTTGGTAATTCCTTCTGTGTCACTTCTTGTGTATAAATCACCATTGGCAATATGCTACAGCCTACTTAAAACCACCACATGTGTCTCTATTGCCCTTTGGATTACCTGCATTTAGGGTTATTCTGACCCCATGTATCCCATGATTCACAGCCATATAGTATCGCCAAGAAAATGTTGGCATTAATTACAAAGGTAGGCTTTTGTGACAATGTTCAAGATAGGACCACTGAAAGCACTTGGTAGATTCCAAATGAGATCCATTCCAATCTCCTCcacctattcaattctggtcccACCTCACTATCCATCAGCACTTGTCTAATCCATATGCACTGATGGATTAAGCAAATCTTTTGGTACTATATTAAATTCCTAAAAACAGACTGAGTAGGATTCCTCAGTATAACAGGCTCCACAGGTGAAGAAATACAAAGTAACACAACAAACACCTTCTCCCATTCTGCTTTATGAAAAGTTTAACATTAGTCAATGAGAAAGAATCCAAAAGAATGCTCCTCTCTCTGAGTGGGTTTAGTTAACTCCTTTTCTCTGTCTAGTCTCCTTTTCAAGGCAACACTGCTTCTTTGTCCTTCTACAAAGGCATGAGGTCCTTCTAATTCCAGACTAATTTTCCTAGttcagtcacacagcaagttgtAAAAACTGTGTTTTTATCAGTCATTATACAGGATTAGGTCCTGaatgtaattcttttttcttttttttggtgagacaattggggttaagtgactcacccagggtcacacagctagtaaatgaaattcttaatattttaagTTATGTCTTTCCTATGAACCATAGGTTTTTCAGAAGGTCCTAAAATATAGGGCAATTTTAAGCTTATTAACCACTTTGGTTCCTATCCTTCTATGGAATCAAATAGATCTTGTGAAAAAAAGGGAGTATCAGAACCTGTACTCAGTCTCAAGAATCTTATACTAGATTtttagatacagaaaaagccaCAGTTCCCCAAATCAGAGCACTCTGACAAACCAGGTGAGGCCAGATAAAAGGGGCTGAGACCAAGTGACTGAGAACTGACAAATATCTTagaatttaaaaatggaagagacctttgagattTTCTAGttcaatccttcattttatgtAAAGTAAGTTGaacctatatatatattttaactaTGCCTACATTTTATCTTCCCATaagtaaaaaaatcaacaaaattattttgaacATGATTATTTTACATGCTAAAAAAATTACTCTCATACCTGCTAGACTGAAATAAGGGTACTACAACTAATCAGCATCTGAGTTAAGGGGTAACATAATATGGGACACAGTAAACTAGTAAACAAGTAGCAAAAGTAGAGGCCCTTTACTCTCCTGAGGAGAAACGAGTCTGGCTTTCAGTTCAGTGACTCAGAGAGACCTGAATTACTGTACTGACAAGCCTGCTGCTTGGGTTTGTTTCGTCCAATGACGACTTGCACAGGAATCTCCAAGGCTGGACTACTAAGCAAGTCCAGAGGAAGTAGAGAGCAAGTGAATGATTCAGCCATAAAGTAAAGCTTTACACAAGCCaacaaaggggaaaggaaaatcaAGGCAGAAATGAGCAACCGAAGAGGAGCAGGAAGCCATCGGGTACGTACCTCCTAAATGCAGAATAAGCAGAGACAGCCAGTCACAGAACAGAAAGGTGATAGTCATAGgccagaaggaaaacaagaaggcACATTTAAACCACTCATTAAGAAATCATAGCCAAACCAAACCAAGAGAAAGTCACAAATAATATGGGAAAATaaagacacacacataaaacTATTTGGAGATTAAATGCATTTGCTTCTTCTACAGAAAACTGACTTGAAATTTTATCTCGAAAATTATTTAACAGTTTTCTGGGATGGATCAGTGTAACCTAGTATGTTATTTCTCTGCCATGGAAACTTTAAGAGATTAAAATGCCCTTTTCTGCTGATGTCTCAATTCTGACATGCCACCATTCAAACAAGAGATTACTAACTCTGAAGTATAACCATCAAGAGCATTACTTTGGCTgaactgcatttttaaaaaaggtactGCCTTTAGATTAGGGGCATTTAACAGGGCGAATTAGCAGTAATTCCCATTAGTTCTATAGCAATGGGCTAAAAGGGGGTAGCAACCTATGATTAAACACAAAAAGCAATGCTGCAGAACGAGCAATTCTCATACTAACCTAATTTCAATAGCCAGCCTTCTCTGTCTGGATTAAAAAATGTGTGTGTCAAGTCATTTCCATCATCTTCTGGAATCTTAAATGGCTCATTTTTAATACTTTCATATAAATTCTGTATgggaggaaaatggcaaattcattaaaaatcaaaGACATGATCTCCTCTTTATTAGCCCTTAGGGAAATGGAATGCAAAATAAAGAAGAGTCAGAGATTGACGACAGTTGTGTTAACCACATattaaatctgctttttaaataaCAGAATATTAACAGTTACAATGGAAACTGATACAGTggaacactttttttaaaagtgagcTATCATTTTTACAATCCTAATACAACTTACCCTCAGTAATTCCTCAGGGAGATCCCCGCCCTCATTAATGCCTCGGTTCATCGATATAAACCGCTCCACTGTGGGCTTATCTCGCACGTTGTGGTTGTGGAGGCTGGTATTTAGCATGATGATTGCGAAAGACAACACGTAACATGTATCTGAAACAAATCCAGGACAAACCAGAGATCAC is part of the Notamacropus eugenii isolate mMacEug1 chromosome 3, mMacEug1.pri_v2, whole genome shotgun sequence genome and harbors:
- the CYTH3 gene encoding cytohesin-3 isoform X2; the encoded protein is MKMTSRSVPDDLSMEEREELLNIRRRKKELIDDIERLKFEITEVMTEIDNLTCVEESKTTQRNKQIAMGRKKFNMDPKKGIQFLIENDLLQSTPEDIAQFLYKGEGLNKTVIGDYLGERDEFNIKVLQAFVELHEFADLNLVQALRQFLWSFRLPGEAQKIDRMMEAFASRYCLCNPGVFQSTDTCYVLSFAIIMLNTSLHNHNVRDKPTVERFISMNRGINEGGDLPEELLRNLYESIKNEPFKIPEDDGNDLTHTFFNPDREGWLLKLGGRVKTWKRRWFILTDNCLYYFEYTTDKEPRGIIPLENLSIREVEDPRKPNCFELYNPSHKGQVIKACKTEADGRVVEGNHVVYRISAPTPEEKEEWIKSIKASISRDPFYDMLATRKRRIANKK
- the CYTH3 gene encoding cytohesin-3 isoform X1, with the protein product MDEEGGGGGGGGGSVPDDLSMEEREELLNIRRRKKELIDDIERLKFEITEVMTEIDNLTCVEESKTTQRNKQIAMGRKKFNMDPKKGIQFLIENDLLQSTPEDIAQFLYKGEGLNKTVIGDYLGERDEFNIKVLQAFVELHEFADLNLVQALRQFLWSFRLPGEAQKIDRMMEAFASRYCLCNPGVFQSTDTCYVLSFAIIMLNTSLHNHNVRDKPTVERFISMNRGINEGGDLPEELLRNLYESIKNEPFKIPEDDGNDLTHTFFNPDREGWLLKLGGRVKTWKRRWFILTDNCLYYFEYTTDKEPRGIIPLENLSIREVEDPRKPNCFELYNPSHKGQVIKACKTEADGRVVEGNHVVYRISAPTPEEKEEWIKSIKASISRDPFYDMLATRKRRIANKK
- the CYTH3 gene encoding cytohesin-3 isoform X3, with translation MEEREELLNIRRRKKELIDDIERLKFEITEVMTEIDNLTCVEESKTTQRNKQIAMGRKKFNMDPKKGIQFLIENDLLQSTPEDIAQFLYKGEGLNKTVIGDYLGERDEFNIKVLQAFVELHEFADLNLVQALRQFLWSFRLPGEAQKIDRMMEAFASRYCLCNPGVFQSTDTCYVLSFAIIMLNTSLHNHNVRDKPTVERFISMNRGINEGGDLPEELLRNLYESIKNEPFKIPEDDGNDLTHTFFNPDREGWLLKLGGRVKTWKRRWFILTDNCLYYFEYTTDKEPRGIIPLENLSIREVEDPRKPNCFELYNPSHKGQVIKACKTEADGRVVEGNHVVYRISAPTPEEKEEWIKSIKASISRDPFYDMLATRKRRIANKK